From a single Mycosarcoma maydis chromosome 2, whole genome shotgun sequence genomic region:
- a CDS encoding uncharacterized protein (related to GYP1 - cis-golgi GTPase-activating protein): MSSSQARSRNPAAADATANRDRSLHQLLDPNDLLPGHTTADLYSLRHFILRGGLPDSPSWLRAQAWKVLLGYLPPEKKEWSSTLAKRRKEYYQFLNDLSPPAGPSDRPLHASQLTNNDCLLDQIYKDLVRSRKNGFAFYQASPQPSASCPIVPLPDTDMTQQHSTAIPVERLDSCDNLLHRLAAISHEYAQQLSLERIAAKGSSSGSRYSPTRILHVQTSTDLAGPNAASHVIDEPIKSPPILLSPPSPSGMSRESSHHSFVSASDALETEKSLPLEHVVPASAHTQAALAADQHSPKSHVPPTGIPTSRNWHSLLRILYLFALLNPSIGYVQGMNEALFTLLYVFGSAQYPHTVDDAITPSNSQQEIVTSTHGTAYRPWDNQVDLANHTTHAEADAFWCFSALIAEMRELYDFDRVDQQIRGTAPLPHHSHSGMAGALRRFSLRIKWLDPPLWRDLQTASLDPRLPYYSLRWLACLLSTELSLPSVLRIWDALLAEQQSAGIPGSAKIEFLIDVCASMILHIKQHLPSSKSNTDLESAGFSEGMRVLQEYPEDDINPVVEAATLTRQRRLAADLTGEGPPDDSDEDEASNPGLAAVKARAAQAWRDWTGPRQDVAPLPTRATVPAHTAVPTTKGGWLVSRARPRPSQDSTEEADLSVSSSADAAASNVSTPSKSTFGGFLAKYAEAVQSSDVAANFSKASTNLTAKAMAFADRNSRESNPETLASPYSNQGYGSMRRRFPIDTKGAGSGGSNARFVSLGSVGAGLFTRSRRNFSESGGAHPMAWGSPHSPDMARWSRDTMPDFPLPNVADDPAGRVEYIDTFGKRISMAPNGRRGTSPSSSTAGDDSIERQGSESGASGLPLPSMRAAARMGILPSRFREESASPSSRSAGPKPLLLSRSARPPREGSNSPNSLAVDEPSRKISSGPMAHSMSRGSSHQDGRSSVAGSRRSSRSTSVADSRRNSMVDFGDSMPGLLEPGALPPLPSLTAHSAAAGVNGDSTHTSATSARTLVGGVAGLQGSGAKEGTVSAGAFARATKPADVDRDRERPEFGQVSSSSDVALVQATSSSISRPRASHRQRTSSSTVESRTGSTSSVVGHRLSNRSSQTTTVIDSWADPTVVNYGFGESSGLDADGVVSEEPGSLNDVFAKPSQGSTGLTSERRDVAAGDAACDIGARVDTVRYTLTDDADSAADAAPSIVRSKRVVKARQNSASSVATNASRRSLAGLRRSSRNSVDQPAPLSPRLALPEVQEQAGAYAGISGATEYESEAQDQSRYTTHRRSLPTNQPRDACTSDARIADGASTRAIGRSASRGQPSTDRANFF, translated from the coding sequence ATGAGCTCATCCCAGGCTCGCAGCCGCAatccagctgctgctgatgctaCTGCCAATCGAGATCGCTCGCTCCATCAGCTTCTCGATCCCAATGACTTGCTTCCTGGCCATACCACTGCGGATCTGTACAGCTTGCGTCACTTTATCCTTCGAGGCGGTCTTCCAGATTCACCCAGCTGGCTTCGAGCTCAGGCCTGGAAGGTGCTGCTCGGCTACCTGCCTCCAGAAAAGAAGGAGTGGTCCTCTACTCTTGCAAAGAGGCGTAAGGAATACTACCAGTTCCTCAACGATCTTTCTCCTCCTGCGGGCCCATCTGATCGACCTCTTCACGCCAGCCAGCTAACCAACAACGATTGTCTTCTCGATCAGATCTACAAGGACCTGGTCCGCTCGCGCAAGAATGGCTTTGCTTTTTATCAAGCTTCACCTCAACCGAGTGCATCATGTCCCATCGTACCGCTTCCTGATACCGACATGACGCAACAACACTCGACTGCCATTCCCGTTGAGCGACTCGATTCATGCGACAATCTTTTGCATCGACTTGCGGCTATCAGCCATGAATACGCACAGCAGCTCTCcctcgagcgcatcgccgCGAAAGGCTCGTCAAGTGGCTCACGGTACTCTCCAACTCGGATCCTACATGTGCAGACCTCCACCGATCTCGCAGGTCCAAATGCTGCATCGCACGTCATTGACGAACCTATCAAAAGCCCCCCTATCCTGCTTTCCCCTCCATCTCCCAGTGGCATGTCGCGCGAGTCTTCACACCACTCTTTTGTATCTGCAAGCGATGCACTGGAAACCGAAAAAAGCCTGCCACTTGAGCACGTTGTCCCAGCATCAGCACACACGCAGGCTGCGCTCGCCGCTGACCAGCATTCGCCTAAATCGCACGTCCCCCCCACAGGCATCCCTACTTCACGCAATTGGCATTCCCTTTTACGCATTCTCTACCTCTTTGCCCTTCTTAATCCTAGTATCGGCTATGTGCAAGGCATGAACGAGGCTCTCTTCACCTTGCTATACGTCTTTGGCTCTGCACAATACCCACACACAGTCGATGACGCCATCACGCCTAGCAACTCGCAGCAGGAAATCGTGACAAGCACCCACGGCACGGCCTACCGACCGTGGGACAACCAAGTTGATCTAGCCAACCACACCACCCATGCAGAGGCCGACGCATTCTGGTGCTTCTCAGCGTTGATAGCCGAAATGCGAGAATTGTACGACTTTGACCGGGTCGATCAACAGATTCGAGGTACCGCGCCTCTGCCGCACCATTCGCATTCCGGTATGGCAGGCGCTCTTCGACGCTTCAGTCTCCGCATCAAGTGGCTCGATCCACCATTGTGGCGTGATCTGCAAACGGCCTCTCTCGATCCGCGTCTCCCGTACTATTCGTTacgctggctcgcttgTCTCCTCAGCACCGAGCTCTCCCTTCCGTCCGTGCTGCGAATCTGGGACGCTTTGCTGGCCGAGCAACAGTCAGCTGGCATCCCAGGCTCGGCCAAAATCGAATTTCTCATCGATGTTTGCGCGTCCATGATTCTGCATATCAAACAGCATCTGCCCAGCAGCAAGTCCAATACCGATCTCGAGTCTGCAGGCTTCTCTGAAGGCATGCGAGTGCTTCAAGAATATCCCGAAGACGACATCAACCCCGTAGTAGAGGCAGCAACTCTCACACGACAACGACGCCTCGCCGCCGATCTCACTGGCGAGGGGCCACCGGACGACTCtgatgaggacgaagcATCGAATCCTGGCTTAGCGGCTGTCAAAGCGAGAGCTGCGCAGGCCTGGCGCGACTGGACTGGCCCAAGACAGGACGTTGCGCCTCTGCCAACCCGCGCCACCGTGCCTGCCCATACCGCAGTGCCAACCACAAAAGGCGGTTGGCTTGTCTCCAGGGCCAGACCACGGCCAAGCCAGGATTCCACCGAGGAGGCCGATCTTTCCGTgtccagcagcgccgacgCAGCTGCCAGCAACGTCTCGACACCTTCAAAGAGCACTTTCGGTGGTTTTCTGGCCAAGTACGCAGAAGCGGTCCAGAGTAGCGATGTTGCAGCCAATTTCTCGAAAGCTAGCACCAATCTAACGGCCAAAGCGATGGCCTTTGCGGACCGCAACAGCCGAGAATCGAACCCTGAGACATTGGCGTCGCCTTACAGCAATCAAGGCTACGGCTCAATGCGTCGCAGATTCCCCATTGACACGAAAGGCGCAGGGAGCGGCGGCTCTAATGCTCGCTTCGTTTCTTTGGGTTCAGTCGGAGCCGGCCTGTTCACCAGATCGAGGAGGAACTTCAGCGAGAGCGGCGGTGCCCATCCGATGGCATGGGGATCACCACACTCGCCCGATATGGCACGTTGGTCGCGAGACACGATGCCTGACTTTCCTTTGCCTAATGTCGCCGACGACCCAGCAGGTCGCGTGGAATACATCGACACTTTTGGCAAGCGGATCAGCATGGCACCGAATGGCAGACGCGGCACCTCgccctcttcctcgactGCAGGAGacgacagcatcgagcGACAGGGCAGCGAGTCCGGCGCGAGCGGCTTGCCGCTTCCCAGCATGAGGGCAGCCGCTCGCATGGGCATCCTCCCGTCCCGGTTCCGTGAAGAGTCTGCCAGCCCTAGCAGCCGCTCAGCTGGGCCTAAACCGCTGCTCCTATCTCGGTCTGCGCGTCCTCCTCGCGAAGGCAGCAACAGCCCAAACTCGTTGGCGGTCGACGAACCGTCTCGCAAGATCTCCTCGGGACCCATGGCGCACAGCATGAGCCGTGGCAGCAGTCACCAGGACGGTCGAAGTAGCGTAGCTGGTAGCCGTCGATCTTCGCGTTCCACATCGGTCGCCGACAGTCGACGAAACTCGATGGTCGATTTTGGTGACAGCATGCCTGGACTTCTAGAGCCAGGAGCATTGCCACctttgccgagcttgacggCTCACAGCGCGGCAGCGGGCGTGAACGGTGATTCGACGCACACTAGCGCTACGTCTGCACGAACGTTGGTAGGCGGCGTCGCTGGACTGCAGGGTTCAGGGGCGAAAGAAGGCACTGTTTCTGCGGGCGCGTTTGCGAGAGCTACGAAGCCGGCGGATGTGGACCGCGACCGCGAACGACCAGAATTCGGCCAAgtgtcgagctcttcggACGTGGCGCTGGTGCAAGCGACCAGTTCGAGCATTTCGCGGCCGCGcgcatcgcatcgacaacggacgtcgagctcgacggtTGAATCGCGTACCGGGTCGACCTCTTCAGTCGTCGGCCATCGGCTGTCGaaccgcagcagccagaccACCACGGTCATCGACAGTTGGGCGGACCCGACAGTTGTGAACTACGGCTTTGGCGAGTCTTCGGGTTTGGATGCAGACGGTGTGGTTTCCGAGGAGCCCGGTTCGTTGAACGATGTGTTTGCTAAACCGAGTCAAGGCTCGACGGGCTTGACGTCGGAACGGCGCGATGTGGCTGCCGGTGATGCGGCTTGTGATATTGGAGCGCGCGTGGATACGGTTCGGTATACGTTGACGGACGATGCGGACTCggctgcagatgctgctCCGAGCATCGTTCGAAGCAAACGCGTGGTCAAAGCAAGGCAGAATTCAGCTTCGTCCGTAGCGACGAATGCGAGTCGACGTTCACTCGCGGGACTGCGGAGGAGCAGTCGGAATTCAGTGGATCAACCAGCGCCCCTGTCGCCGCGACTCGCGCTCCCCGAggtgcaagagcaagcaggTGCGTATGCCGGTATATCGGGAGCAACCGAGTACGAATCCGAGGCACAAGACCAGAGCCGCTACACAACGCACCGACGTTCGCTCCCTACAAACCAGCCCAGAGACGCGTGCACCAGCGACGCTCGCATCGCAGACGGCGCCTCTACTCGGGCGATCGGTCGATCTGCGAGTCGAGGACAACCGTCGACGGATCGGGCCAACTTTTTCTAG
- a CDS encoding uncharacterized protein (related to APG2 - required for sporulation): protein MASYFLPSFLTGWDLSSVSAFSLSANLQKRILSYLLKRTLGHLVDGGQLDLEQIDAGIGSGRIEVRNVQLDAQAISRHLPSLPITFVAGQIGSILIQLPVPYFWNGELSINVSDISIHAKPRSDNPEHTSSPQQDLSASFASAASQLFVEDEEAKDLEQSIHESLYPENQKQAQQRTEEEKGSLIATYVEALLTRLKVSIEHVQIHLQSDALDLSLKLSYASMKSSNTRSEQQADASVSDSDQTCGTDSAAVPHRRLLSETKRTLEMQSLELWLQDNRKPSDSINAVSPSSTDGSMDHLVSQPYKPSHEMSQSVASLQASSASLYESAIGESAFPESLEKPNQDPLHGDDISSTAPPPLSGRHLLFSLGQEAVLVTLKTTKERHEFLVSDTASRRVEQKLISIVTDVDVQIGNAGGIIFIDHLSLLMSLLQSFDLTSRHTQQESTLKGPKAQPMRTLSSAQTGGDFTLSCHIDSFNLIIGYDDPHVLQQDQSSLGAFWARPSRAHPDFGHLRLRCNKLAAHYNHAQTGLSPAQSHAQIHFSVDDLGLFEQLPTVLYQQCPPESSRVLPILILDPTLSQSGTDSPARAEHLQHDYASSTVDVSDWRYSPSHQTTGPRSHATPDAQNAAKGARFKSTSIRPGSSSSVPSSPLRTAYSDQGWKIKAPIKSQTQATAPEASLPCFVVSISLPQSCKDQGQVTATVAPVHLFVDISLVTRLMPGLRRFATAQIAALQGVSEPDYELTDSIATLGASVATIQTSTDSLLGHHSTNQAAAEPNPYKLDLQISFVRVDVRTPQVSYDASALGGRSLSSVRLAGLDRRSGILVLQVQHLHLHLGLSETHQTASAVRFASPSTSADGRHNRGPVVTGVINAEKISAFLALPSQSRALVLALIEAIHDDAEVSTPFASSQNALLPRVELSQITETAPGRGQFDPRHGQAKDRCSILIPSIKVELEKTQLDSLQYMADDLTQSVNLWTSDDPDESDSHDAEGLKILGSRFFGSRAGMSIMSTSTDSTATARTSTKNSSLLLTITESSIRLWLPSLSPNTESVGDRRTRSAKSLLLTTTDFELLFDSDKARNTNRIEIRIPDMQLSVEAGSAFAETSSTLLAFRTMERTLNDQSRNMMLLLVLEAYAEPGTSYREQNIDLTLCSVTLAPSFDQELVPRIKRLLKAPAGVFENVEPNEVTRVSFKAKDCSVFVAPQGTQHRAAVAIGEASVKTKLTSHAPKTSIKLAIAGLDVFAIEAESSQSSSRRRAADKSASDHWSKRGYARLLHAPESKVSIHLNTLTRPEVDVKVTKLRVKLQATADTLNVVTGLVGAITETQAAGSTESRSASPLPHDSFMSSTDSEYSNRSNLSEKEVGPIQTSKTADHFDRMAELLSGIEDDAYHLASPLPVAADLVEDDVPSDAAFLGSKGRYHPDIVETTLDSDEFFGGESVASLSLLAPRADTVIFADEDVTVRLLDPKGICPVQEYFTDPGLRPHVNSALGTAASSVRVRVSNFDLSVRLHSGYDWPSTRNAVQQEVKLVRKRLQKIKQLLAEGQVPDDSVEAATSNLLDSMHISLPNVAAEMDADEMMRAVEDEVGDCSDAASTTDSDASASWQALPFVRRDRQASRLDHRRAEASHTKLERSAGSLIDFNLRGLEVEFDKADASLAGNVVSRIAVNARRFEIIDNIKTSTWRTFLTEMQDANSALRHDVESKMVKVEIVYVRPQGLEPEGASVEQPEVRMRARLAPLRLHVDQDALDFLKKFFMFKPPGQKETSGAAAATSGSALPFVQFAEVLPIKIKLDYKPKRVDYNLLRQGKTIELMNFFHFEGSEMVLRHVTLRGINGWARLFDTLNDIWTPDVKANQLADFLSGLGPIRSLVNVGAGLADLVLLPIEQYHKDGRVLRGVQRGAAGFAKTTALEAVKLGARLATGTQVILEQAEHILGGERMEESITASAIGPESGQSFQSLSESVMVERMSRSGSVSRYAQQPLDMRDALAQAYSGLTDHLTSAAQTILAIPMDVFDASDLAGAPTTRSSEHTRSRPVVKAVPIAILRGAQGASHAIAKTMQGVQVALGDRQNVDEQKYKLPPHT, encoded by the coding sequence ATGGCTTCTTACTTTCTGCCTTCGTTCTTGACCGGCTGGGATCTTTCGTCCGTATCTGCGTTTTCTCTTTCCGCCAACCTGCAAAAGAGAATTCTTTCCTATCTCTTGAAGAGGACCCTCGGCCACCTTGTCGACGGAGGGCAACTCGACCTCGAACAAATTGACGCAGGCATTGGAAGTGGTCGCATAGAAGTGCGCAATGTTCAGCTCGATGCTCAAGCCATCAGCCGACACTTGCCTTCGCTGCCAATCACATTTGTTGCCGGCCAGATCGGAAGTATCCTCATCCAGCTTCCCGTCCCCTATTTTTGGAATGGAGAGCTTTCCATAAATGTGTCTGACATCAGCATTCATGCCAAGCCACGTTCAGACAATCCAGAGCATACCTCGAGTCCACAGCAAGATCTCTCGGCGTCTTTCGCAAGTGCAGCCAGCCAGCTGttcgtcgaggatgaggaggcAAAGGATCTCGAACAGTCTATTCACGAATCCCTCTATCCCGAAAATCAAAAACAAGCGCAGCAACGTacggaagaggagaaagGCTCGCTCATTGCGACCTATGTGGAGGCCCTTTTAACTAGATTGAAGGTCTCTATCGAGCATGTACAGATCCATCTCCAGTCGGACGCACTTGATctctcgctcaagctcagtTATGCCAGCATGAAGAGCTCCAATACTCGCTCAGAACAGCAAGCCGATGCTTCTGTAAGCGATAGTGATCAGACATGTGGCACTGATTCTGCCGCAGTCCCGCATCGCCGACTGCTCAGCGAGACCAAAAGAACGCTCGAGATGCAAAGCCTCGAGCTTTGGTTGCAAGATAATCGAAAGCCAAGCGATTCGATCAACGCTGTCTCCCCCTCTTCGACTGATGGCTCGATGGACCATCTTGTTTCGCAACCATACAAGCCATCTCACGAAATGTCACAATCGGTCGCATCTCTGCAAGCATCCTCCGCAAGCCTCTACGAAAGCGCGATCGGCGAATCGGCATTCCCGGAATCGCTGGAAAAACCCAATCAAGATCCGCTTCATGGAGACGACATATCCTCGACAGCTCCCCCCCCGCTCAGTGGGCGGCATCTGCTATTCAGTCTGGGTCAAGAAGCCGTTCTAGTTACACTCAAGACCACGAAGGAGCGCCACGAATTTCTCGTGTCTGACACAGCTTCGCGGCGCGTCGAACAAAAACTGATAAGCATCGTCACGGACGTAGATGTGCAGATAGGAAATGCCGGCGGTATCATTTTCATCGATCATCTCAGCCTTCTCATGTCCCTCCTTCAGTCTTTCGACCTCACAAGTAGGCATACACAGCAAGAATCGACTCTCAAGGGACCCAAAGCGCAGCCCATGAGAACGTTGTCATCTGCACAGACAGGGGGAGACTTTACGCTCAGCTGTCACATTGATAGCTTCAACCTCATTATCGGTTATGACGATCCTCATGTGCTACAGCAAGACCAGTCTTCTCTCGGGGCTTTTTGggctcgtccatctcgggCCCATCCTGATTTTGGACACCTCCGCCTGCGAtgcaacaagctcgctgcACACTACAATCATGCTCAGACAGGCCTTTCTCCCGCTCAGTCGCATGCGCAGATCCATTTCTCTGTCGATGATCTTGGCCTCTTCGAGCAATTGCCGACGGTCTTGTACCAGCAATGCCCTCCAGAGTCGTCTCGTGTGCTCCCCATCCTAATCCTGGATCCTACCCTATCTCAATCTGGCACCGATAGCCCCGCTCGTGCCGAGCACCTTCAACATGACTATGCAAGCAGCACCGTCGACGTTTCTGATTGGCGGTATAGTCCTAGTCATCAGACAACAGGACCTCGTTCGCATGCCACTCCTGACGCACAAAATGCGGCAAAGGGTGCACGTTTCAAGTCGACCAGTATACGCCCAggctcttcctcttccgtTCCAAGTTCCCCCCTTCGCACTGCGTATAGCGACCAAGGTTGGAAGATCAAAGCTCCGATCAAATCTCAGACCCAGGCCACCGCACCAGAAGCATCCTTGCCCTGCTTTGTTGTCTCTATTTCCTTGCCACAGAGCTGCAAGGATCAGGGCCAAGTTACGGCTACTGTGGCCCCAGTTCACTTGTTCGTCGACATCTCCCTCGTGACCCGGCTCATGCCAGGTCTGCGCAGATTTGCAACTGCACAAATCGCTGCGCTTCAGGGTGTTTCCGAACCTGACTACGAATTAACAGACTCGATCGCTACCCTTGGAGCAAGTGTCGCCACCATTCAGACTTCCACGGACAGTTTGCTTGGCCACCACAGCACAAATCAAGCCGCTGCCGAACCAAACCCGTacaagctcgacctgcAGATCAGCTTTGTTCGTGTTGATGTGAGGACACCACAGGTATCGTACGATGCGTCTGCGCTTGGTGGTCGTTCTCTCAGCTCAGTCAGGCTTGCTGGTCTCGACAGGAGGTCCGGTATTTTGGTTCTTCAAGTGCAGCATCTCCACTTACATTTGGGCCTCTCGGAGACGCATCAGACAGCGTCTGCCGTCCGGTTCGCTTCTCCCTCCACATCGGCTGATGGCCGGCACAACAGAGGTCCGGTAGTCACTGGAGTCATTAATGCTGAAAAAATCTCAGCTTTCCTGGCTCTACCCTCGCAATCTCGCgcgctggtgctggcatTGATAGAggcgattcacgatgaCGCCGAAGTTTCGACACCCTTTGCGAGCTCACAAAACGCCCTGTTACCGCGAGTTGAGTTGTCACAAATTACCGAGACCGCGCCAGGTCGGGGTCAGTTTGACCCGAGGCATGGCCAGGCGAAAGACCGATGTAGCATTTTGATACCATCCATCAAGGTGGAGCTGGAAAAGAcgcagctcgactcgctccaGTATATGGCGGACGACTTGACACAATCGGTCAACTTGTGGACCTCTGACGATCCAGACGAATCAGACTCTCATGATGCCGAAGGGCTCAAGATTCTCGGCAGTCGCTTCTTTGGCAGTCGCGCCGGTATGTCGATCATGTCCACAAGCACCGATTCAACTGCCACGGCTCGTACCAGTACCAAGAACTCGTCATTGCTCTTGACCATCACCGAGTCGTCCATCCGGCTTTGGCTTCCAAGCTTGTCACCAAATACCGAATCCGTCGGCGACAGACGGACGCGCTCGGCCAAGAGCCTCTTGCTCACAACCACTGACTTTGAACTTCTCTTCGACAGCGACAAGGCgcgaaacacgaatcggATTGAAATCCGCATTCCCGACATGCAGCTCAGTGTCGAAGCAGGGAGTGCTTTCGCGGAGACCTCGAGCACGCTTCTGGCATTCCGAACTATGGAGAGAACTCTCAACGATCAGAGTCGCAACATGATGCTTCTCCTTGTGCTCGAAGCCTACGCTGAGCCTGGAACAAGCTATCGCGAACAGAATATAGATCTGACCCTCTGCTCGGTGACACTGGCTCCATCCTTTGATCAGGAGCTGGTACCACGCATCAAGCGACTCTTGAAGGCTCCCGCCGGTGTATTTGAGAATGTCGAGCCGAACGAAGTGACGCGTGTCAGCTTCAAGGCCAAAGATTGTTCTGTTTTTGTTGCACCTCAAGGAACCCAGCATCGCGCGGCTGTAGCCATCGGAGAGGCCTCTGTTAAGACCAAGTTGACCTCGCACGCGCCAAAGACCTCGATTaagctcgccatcgccggTTTAGATGTTTttgcgatcgaggcggaaTCTTCGCAGAGCTCGTCacggcgtcgagctgcggACAAATCGGCCTCCGACCACTGGTCTAAGCGCGGCTATGCTCGCCTGCTTCACGCCCCCGAGAGCAAGGTCAGTATTCACCTCAACACCTTGACACGACCCGAGGTCGACGTCAAAGTTACCAAACTTCGTGTCAAGCTTCAAGCAACCGCTGATACGCTCAACGTTGTCACCGGCCTTGTCGGCGCCATCACGGAGACTCAAGCTGCTGGGTCGACCGAGTCCAGATCAGCGTCGCCCCTTCCCCACGACAGCTTTATGTCCTCGACAGATTCAGAATACAGCAATCGAAGCAATCTCTCCGAGAAAGAGGTTGGGCCGATACAAACGTCAAAGACAGCTGATCACTTTGACAGAATGGCCGAGCTTTTGTCGGGAATCGAAGATGACGCCTACCATCTTGCATCTCCTCTGCCCGTAGCTGCGGATCTGGTCGAGGACGACGTACCTTCGGATGCGGCATTTCTCGGTAGCAAGGGCCGGTATCATCCCGACATTGTCGAGACGACGCTCGATTCTGATGAGTTCTTTGGCGGCGAGTCAGTCGCCTCGCTCTCCCTCCTCGCACCACGCGCCGATACCGTTATCTTTGCCGACGAAGATGTCACAGTGCGCCTCCTCGATCCCAAAGGCATCTGTCCCGTACAAGAGTACTTTACGGATCCAGGTCTGAGACCTCACGTCAATTCCGCGCTTGGTACAGCGGCGAGCTCGGTCCGGGTTCGAGTGAGCAACTTTGACCTTTCGGTGCGCCTGCATTCGGGTTACGACTGGCCGTCGACGCGGAATGCGGTCCAGCAAGAGGTCAAGCTGGTGCGCAAGCGGCTGCAAAAGATCAAGCAGTTGCTGGCAGAGGGGCAGGTGCCGGATGACAGTGTCGAAGCGGCGACGAGCAATCTGCTAGACTCGATGCACATCAGCTTGCCGAACGTGGcggccgagatggacgccgacgagatgatgcGTGCTGTGGAAGACGAAGTGGGAGATTGCTCGGATgcggcatcgacgacggACAGCGATGCTTCTGCATCCTGGCAGGCGTTGCCGTTCGTGCGACGCGATAGGCAAGCATCTCGGTTGGATCACAGGCGCGCCGAGGCCAGTCACACCAAGCTGGAGCGTTCTGCAGGCTCGTTGATCGACTTTAACTTGCGAGGTCTGGAGGTCGAGTTTGACAAAGCAGACGCGTCTCTGGCTGGAAATGTGGTCTCGAGAATTGCGGTGAATGCGCGCAGGTTTGAGATCATCGACAATATAAAGACGTCGACGTGGCGGACGTTTCTCACCGAGATGCAAGATGCGAATAGTGCGCTGCGGCATGATGTGGAGAGCAAGATGGTCAAGGTGGAGATCGTGTATGTGCGGCCACAGGGGTTGGAGCCAGAAGGTGCGTCGGTGGAACAGCCAGAGGTACGGATGCGCGCTAGGTTGGCACCGTTGCGGCTGCATGTCGATCAAGATGCACTTGACTTTTTGAAGAAGTTTTTTATGTTCAAGCCGCCGGGACAGAAGGAGACGAGCGGGGCGGCTGCAGCTACAAGCGGTTCAGCGCTGCCTTTTGTGCAGTTCGCTGAGGTGCTGccgatcaagatcaagttggACTATAAGCCAAAGCGGGTGGACTACAATTTGCTGCGTCAGGGAAAAACGATCGAGCTGATGAACTTTTTCCATTTCGAGGGCTCAGAGATGGTGCTGCGGCACGTTACGCTAAGGGGAATCAATGGATGGGCACGACTGTTTGACACCCTCAATGATATCTGGACACCAGATGTCAAGGCGAATCAGTTGGCCGACTTTTTGTCGGGACTAGGTCCGATTCGGAGCTTGGTGAATGTGGGCGCGGGATTGGCGGATCTGGTGCTGCTTCCGATCGAACAGTACCACAAGGACGGTCGTGTGCTGCGCGGTGTTCAACGCGGCGCGGCGGGTTTTGCTAAGACGACAGCACTGGAAGCAGTGAAATTGGGCGCTAGGCTCGCTACTGGTACGCAGGTGATTCTGGAACAGGCAGAACATATCCTGGGCGGAGAAAGAATGGAGGAAAGCATAACGGCAAGCGCCATCGGTCCGGAAAGTGGTCAAAGCTTTCAGAGCCTCAGTGAAAGCGTCATGGTCGAGCGCATGTCACGTTCAGGTAGCGTCAGTAGGTATGCGCAACAACCGCTCGATATGCGAGATGCACTTGCGCAGGCGTATTCCGGCTTGACGGACCACTTGACCTCGGCAGCACAAACAATCTTGGCCATCCCAATGGACGTCTTCGATGCGTCAGACTTGGCCGGCGCACCAACCACACGTTCGTCCGAGCATACTCGGTCACGTCCCGTCGTCAAGGCTGTCCCGATAGCCATACTCAGAGGCGCACAGGGCGCTTCGCATGCTATTGCAAAAACCATGCAGGGCGTACAGGTCGCTTTGGGCGATCGACAGAATGTTGACGAGCAAAAGTACAAGTTGCCCCCACACAcgtaa